Proteins found in one Pseudopipra pipra isolate bDixPip1 chromosome 19, bDixPip1.hap1, whole genome shotgun sequence genomic segment:
- the CEP131 gene encoding centrosomal protein of 131 kDa isoform X3, translated as MPRPLHSPSPFPASANPISLRSRTPSTLAAGRGPRPVGVAGLGRRAPPLCCSMKSTRSCSSVQGSGVTDLVLMGLPAPLSRRPGSASPARLVARSVSVTADGKPKRNALEDAGPRAMNNLRRSNSTTQVNQRVNSAHSSEQTGDFLAFFESGAGGRKKLASLSKTSPEKKTTWNILDDQPRAFPGPSGSHGLEPPPGMRRKEATVLLAANFTANNRSNKGAMGNCVTTMVHNNYSTAEKGPTPKSSNQAPSSLNNVVKATSNEDGEGGGSFAKSQKNFSSNNIVTRNNNSSSSSSSAPRRREVTEEEAERFIQQVNLAAVTIQRWYRRHSQRHRTAAAALGRLMATKREERQQRMEEGNILDLQERKDEERRKIREEKARLARRAAIQELHQKRAQKALEAKCLAEEELVLVKESRRVPKKKPGAKPASARNVSPAGSLTKANNAEPNSHLAAVDLEGSGLAALGSVPSQDPGAEDKLQDVSSRETGNEDLETAVTAGSRAPSKVTLNELLDTLRLLEEEPELLPPPKLLKKDRHAWTDRQEPSSNSLTADNLEKFGKLNHSPGVPEDGALLSEAKLQSIISFLDEMERSEQERPRSAASATQRESFLLEEELAHVEQVSAVATEVTSSMMRLKLEVEEKKRAISLLQTALTQQRELTDRHVKQTEQELSHQLRLQREQYEAAIQRHLAFIDQLLDDKKVLSEKCEAVVVELKQVDHKYGQKISQMQEQHELEIKKLKELMSATEKVRREKWIEEKTKKIKEITVKGLEPEIQKLMAKHREDIRKLKLLHEAELLQSDERAAQRYGRQAEELRGLLERQKEEQSQRERERVRQRCEQQLEQEEQALEQQRRRLYAEVAEEKERLSQQAARQRAEVEELRRQLEANSSALSRALREESAKDREEQERRHQAELKVLKDQLEMEKQAWEANYMKKEEAWLLSRERELREEMRKERDKEIELVIQRLEADTSLAKEECERAAENRIKRIRDKYEVELQELERSERKLQERCNELKGRLAELEGESIRLQGLLKHKEQEVEEIRKEFVDKLVGMEEENTQLKAEMAELRARQRLELDRLVREKDRELEEVHRRVKSAVQRKEESVSSLRKQYEAAVQRANLLESLLEQQRQLATE; from the exons ATGCCCCGCCCCCTCCattctccctcccccttccccgcCTCAGCCAATCCCATCTCTCTTCGCTCCCGCACTCCCTCCACATTGGCCGCTGGCCGCGGGCCCCGCCCCGTGGGCGTGGCCGGACTCGGCCGtag GGCCCCTCCGTTGTGCTGCAGCATGAAGAGCACCCGCAGCTGCTCCTCCGTGCAGGGCTCTGGCGTCACCGACCTGGTGCTGATGGGGCTCCCTGCGCCGCTGTCCCGGCGCCCCGGCAGCGCCTCCCCCGCCAGGCTCGTGGCACGCTCCGTGTCCGTCACCGCCGACGGCAAACCCAAGAGGAATGCTCTG GAGGATGCGGGACCCCGGGCGATGAACAACCTGCGCAGGTCCAACAGCACCACCCAGGTGAACCAGCGGGTGAACAGTGCACACAG CTCGGAGCAGACAGGAGACTTCCTGGCCTTCTTTGAGAGTGGtgcaggaggaagaaagaaactgGCAAGCCTGAGCAAAACTTCCCCGGAAAAGAAAACCACGTGGAACATCCTG GATGACCAGCCCCGGGCATTCCCAGGCCCCTCCGGCTCCCACGGCCTGGAGCCACCCCCGGgcatgaggaggaaggaggccACTGTGCTGCTGGCTGCCAACTTCACCGCCAACAACag GAGCAACAAGGGCGCGATGGGCAACTGCGTCACCACCATGGTGCACAACAACTACTCCACGGCCGAGAAGGGCCCCACGCCCAAGAGCTCCAACCaggctcccagttccctcaa CAACGTTGTGAAAGCGACCTCGAACGAGGACGGGGAGGGCGGCGGCAGCTTCGCGAAGTCTCAGAAGAATTTCTCCAGCAACAACATCGTGACCCgcaacaacaacagcagcagcagcagcagcagcgctcccaggaggagggaggtgaccgaggaggaggctgagag GTTCATCCAGCAGGTGAACCTGGCTGCTGTCACCATCCAGCGCTGGTACCGCCGGCACTCGCAGCGGCACAGGACGGCAGCAGCGGCTCTGGGGCGCCTGATGGCCACCAAGAGGGAG GAAAGGCAGCAGCGGATGGAGGAGGGGAATATCCTGGATTTGCAGGAGAGGAAGGATGAGGAACGGCGGAAGATCCGAGAGGAGAAGGCGCGCCTGGCCCGGCGCGCAGCCATCCAG gagctgcaccaGAAAAGGGCCCAAAAGGCCTTGGAGGCAAAGTGCTTGGCAGAAGAAGAGCTGGTGCTGGtgaaggagagcaggagggTACCCAAGAAGAAGCCTGGTGCCAAACCTGCCTCGGCCAGGAACGTGAGCCCGGCCGGCAGCCTCACCAAAGCCAACAACGCCG AGCCCAATTCCCACCTGGCAGCTGTGGATCTGGAAGGAAGTGGCCTCGCAGCCCTCGGCTCCGTGCCCTCGCAGGACCCTGGGGCAGAGGACAAGCTGCAG GATGTGAGCTCCAGAGAGACAGGTAATGAGGACCTGGAGACAGCGGTgactgctggcagcagggccccatccaagGTCACACTCAATGAGCTGCTGGACACGCTCcggctgctggaggaggagccGGAGCTGCTGCCCCCACCCAAGCTCCTCAAGAAGGACAGACACGCCTGGACGGACAGG caggagcccagctccAATTCCCTGACTGCTGATAACCTGGAGAAGTTTGGGAAGCTGaaccactcgccgggggtccCCGAGGACGGGGCCCTGCTCTCGGAGGCCAAACTCCAAAGCATCATCAGCTTCCTGGACGAGATGGAGAGGTCGGAGCAGGAGAGGCCCAGGTCAGCTGCCTCGGCCACACAGCGGGAG AGTTTCCTCTTGGAAGAGGAGCTGGCTCACGTGGAGCAGGTGTCAGCTGTTGCCACGGAGGTGACAAGCTCCATGATGAGGCTGAAGCTGGAAGTGGAGGAGAAGAAGCGAGCCATCAGCCTGCTGCAGACAGCCCTG ACTCAGCAGCGGGAACTGACGGACCGACACGTCAAACAGACCGAGCAGGAGCTCAGCCACCAGCTCAGGCTGCAGAGGGAGCAGTATGAGGCAGCTATCCAGAGGCACCTGGCCTTCATCGACCAG CTCCTCGATGACAAGAAGGTGCTGAGTGAGAAGTGTGAGGCCGTGGTGGTGGAGCTGAAACAAGTGGACCACAAGTACGGCCAGAAGATCAGCCAGATGCAGGAGCAGCACGAGCTG GAGATTAAGAAACTGAAGGAACTGATGAGTGCAACCGAGAAAGTCCGACGGGAGAAGTGGATTGAGGAGAAAACCAAGAAGATCAAAGAAATCACTGTGAAAG ggctggagccgGAGATCCAGAAGCTCATGGCCAAGCACCGTGAGGACATCCGgaagctgaagctgctgcacGAGGCCGAGCTGCTGCAGTCGGACGAGCGGGCGGCCCAGCGCTACGGGCGGCAGGCGGAGGAGCTGCGGGGGCTGCTGGAGCGGcagaaggaggagcagagccagcgggagcgggagcgggtcCGGCAGCG GtgtgagcagcagctggagcaggaggagcaggcgCTGGAGCAGCAGCGGCGCCGGCTCTACGCCGAGGTGGCCGAGGAGAAGGAGCGGCTGAGCCAGCAAGCGGCCAG gCAGCGTGCGGAGGTGGAGGAGCTGCGGCGGCAGCTGGAGGCCAACAGCTCGGCCCTCAGCCGGGCACTGCGCGAGGAGAGCGCCAAGgacagggaggagcaggagaggcGGCACCAG GCAGAACTGAAGGTGCTGAAGGACCAGCTGGAGATGGAGAAGCAGGCCTGGGAGGCCAACTACATGAAGAAGGAG GaagcctggctgctctcccgGGAGCGGGAGCTGCGGGAGGAgatgaggaaggagagggacaAAGAGATCGAGCTGGTGATCCAGCGTCTGGAGGCCGACACATCCTTGGCCAAGGAGGAGTGTGAGAGGGCAGCCGAGAACAg GATCAAGAGGATCCGGGACAAGTACGaggtggagctgcaggagctggagcggTCCGAGAGGAAGCTGCAGGAGCGCTGCAACGAGCTGAAGGGGCGGCTGGCCGAGCTGGAAGGGGAGAGCATCCGTCTGCAGGGCCTGCTGAAGCACAAGGAGCAGGAGGTGGAGGAGATCCGGAAG GAATTCGTGGACAAGCtggtggggatggaggaggagaacACGCAGCTGAAGGCGGAGATGGCGGAGCTGAGGGCCCGGCAGCGCCTGGAGCTGGACAGGCTGGTGCGGGAGAAGGACCGGGAGCTGGAGGAGGTTCACAGGAG GGTGAAGTCGGCggtgcagaggaaggaggagagcgTGAGCAGCCTGCGGAAGCAGTACGAG GCGGCCGTGCAGAGAGCCAACCTGCTGGAatccctcctggagcagcagcggCAGCTGGCCACGGAGTGA
- the CEP131 gene encoding centrosomal protein of 131 kDa isoform X2: MPRPLHSPSPFPASANPISLRSRTPSTLAAGRGPRPVGVAGLGRRAPPLCCSMKSTRSCSSVQGSGVTDLVLMGLPAPLSRRPGSASPARLVARSVSVTADGKPKRNALEDAGPRAMNNLRRSNSTTQVNQRVNSAHSSEQTGDFLAFFESGAGGRKKLASLSKTSPEKKTTWNILDDQPRAFPGPSGSHGLEPPPGMRRKEATVLLAANFTANNRSNKGAMGNCVTTMVHNNYSTAEKGPTPKSSNQAPSSLNNVVKATSNEDGEGGGSFAKSQKNFSSNNIVTRNNNSSSSSSSAPRRREVTEEEAERFIQQVNLAAVTIQRWYRRHSQRHRTAAAALGRLMATKREERQQRMEEGNILDLQERKDEERRKIREEKARLARRAAIQELHQKRAQKALEAKCLAEEELVLVKESRRVPKKKPGAKPASARNVSPAGSLTKANNAEPNSHLAAVDLEGSGLAALGSVPSQDPGAEDKLQDVSSRETGNEDLETAVTAGSRAPSKVTLNELLDTLRLLEEEPELLPPPKLLKKDRHAWTDREPSSNSLTADNLEKFGKLNHSPGVPEDGALLSEAKLQSIISFLDEMERSEQERPRSAASATQRESFLLEEELAHVEQVSAVATEVTSSMMRLKLEVEEKKRAISLLQTALTQQRELTDRHVKQTEQELSHQLRLQREQYEAAIQRHLAFIDQLLDDKKVLSEKCEAVVVELKQVDHKYGQKISQMQEQHELVWRTLGPFCEEIKKLKELMSATEKVRREKWIEEKTKKIKEITVKGLEPEIQKLMAKHREDIRKLKLLHEAELLQSDERAAQRYGRQAEELRGLLERQKEEQSQRERERVRQRCEQQLEQEEQALEQQRRRLYAEVAEEKERLSQQAARQRAEVEELRRQLEANSSALSRALREESAKDREEQERRHQAELKVLKDQLEMEKQAWEANYMKKEEAWLLSRERELREEMRKERDKEIELVIQRLEADTSLAKEECERAAENRIKRIRDKYEVELQELERSERKLQERCNELKGRLAELEGESIRLQGLLKHKEQEVEEIRKEFVDKLVGMEEENTQLKAEMAELRARQRLELDRLVREKDRELEEVHRRVKSAVQRKEESVSSLRKQYEAAVQRANLLESLLEQQRQLATE; this comes from the exons ATGCCCCGCCCCCTCCattctccctcccccttccccgcCTCAGCCAATCCCATCTCTCTTCGCTCCCGCACTCCCTCCACATTGGCCGCTGGCCGCGGGCCCCGCCCCGTGGGCGTGGCCGGACTCGGCCGtag GGCCCCTCCGTTGTGCTGCAGCATGAAGAGCACCCGCAGCTGCTCCTCCGTGCAGGGCTCTGGCGTCACCGACCTGGTGCTGATGGGGCTCCCTGCGCCGCTGTCCCGGCGCCCCGGCAGCGCCTCCCCCGCCAGGCTCGTGGCACGCTCCGTGTCCGTCACCGCCGACGGCAAACCCAAGAGGAATGCTCTG GAGGATGCGGGACCCCGGGCGATGAACAACCTGCGCAGGTCCAACAGCACCACCCAGGTGAACCAGCGGGTGAACAGTGCACACAG CTCGGAGCAGACAGGAGACTTCCTGGCCTTCTTTGAGAGTGGtgcaggaggaagaaagaaactgGCAAGCCTGAGCAAAACTTCCCCGGAAAAGAAAACCACGTGGAACATCCTG GATGACCAGCCCCGGGCATTCCCAGGCCCCTCCGGCTCCCACGGCCTGGAGCCACCCCCGGgcatgaggaggaaggaggccACTGTGCTGCTGGCTGCCAACTTCACCGCCAACAACag GAGCAACAAGGGCGCGATGGGCAACTGCGTCACCACCATGGTGCACAACAACTACTCCACGGCCGAGAAGGGCCCCACGCCCAAGAGCTCCAACCaggctcccagttccctcaa CAACGTTGTGAAAGCGACCTCGAACGAGGACGGGGAGGGCGGCGGCAGCTTCGCGAAGTCTCAGAAGAATTTCTCCAGCAACAACATCGTGACCCgcaacaacaacagcagcagcagcagcagcagcgctcccaggaggagggaggtgaccgaggaggaggctgagag GTTCATCCAGCAGGTGAACCTGGCTGCTGTCACCATCCAGCGCTGGTACCGCCGGCACTCGCAGCGGCACAGGACGGCAGCAGCGGCTCTGGGGCGCCTGATGGCCACCAAGAGGGAG GAAAGGCAGCAGCGGATGGAGGAGGGGAATATCCTGGATTTGCAGGAGAGGAAGGATGAGGAACGGCGGAAGATCCGAGAGGAGAAGGCGCGCCTGGCCCGGCGCGCAGCCATCCAG gagctgcaccaGAAAAGGGCCCAAAAGGCCTTGGAGGCAAAGTGCTTGGCAGAAGAAGAGCTGGTGCTGGtgaaggagagcaggagggTACCCAAGAAGAAGCCTGGTGCCAAACCTGCCTCGGCCAGGAACGTGAGCCCGGCCGGCAGCCTCACCAAAGCCAACAACGCCG AGCCCAATTCCCACCTGGCAGCTGTGGATCTGGAAGGAAGTGGCCTCGCAGCCCTCGGCTCCGTGCCCTCGCAGGACCCTGGGGCAGAGGACAAGCTGCAG GATGTGAGCTCCAGAGAGACAGGTAATGAGGACCTGGAGACAGCGGTgactgctggcagcagggccccatccaagGTCACACTCAATGAGCTGCTGGACACGCTCcggctgctggaggaggagccGGAGCTGCTGCCCCCACCCAAGCTCCTCAAGAAGGACAGACACGCCTGGACGGACAGG gagcccagctccAATTCCCTGACTGCTGATAACCTGGAGAAGTTTGGGAAGCTGaaccactcgccgggggtccCCGAGGACGGGGCCCTGCTCTCGGAGGCCAAACTCCAAAGCATCATCAGCTTCCTGGACGAGATGGAGAGGTCGGAGCAGGAGAGGCCCAGGTCAGCTGCCTCGGCCACACAGCGGGAG AGTTTCCTCTTGGAAGAGGAGCTGGCTCACGTGGAGCAGGTGTCAGCTGTTGCCACGGAGGTGACAAGCTCCATGATGAGGCTGAAGCTGGAAGTGGAGGAGAAGAAGCGAGCCATCAGCCTGCTGCAGACAGCCCTG ACTCAGCAGCGGGAACTGACGGACCGACACGTCAAACAGACCGAGCAGGAGCTCAGCCACCAGCTCAGGCTGCAGAGGGAGCAGTATGAGGCAGCTATCCAGAGGCACCTGGCCTTCATCGACCAG CTCCTCGATGACAAGAAGGTGCTGAGTGAGAAGTGTGAGGCCGTGGTGGTGGAGCTGAAACAAGTGGACCACAAGTACGGCCAGAAGATCAGCCAGATGCAGGAGCAGCACGAGCTG gTCTGGCGCACTTTGGGCCCCTTTTGTGAG GAGATTAAGAAACTGAAGGAACTGATGAGTGCAACCGAGAAAGTCCGACGGGAGAAGTGGATTGAGGAGAAAACCAAGAAGATCAAAGAAATCACTGTGAAAG ggctggagccgGAGATCCAGAAGCTCATGGCCAAGCACCGTGAGGACATCCGgaagctgaagctgctgcacGAGGCCGAGCTGCTGCAGTCGGACGAGCGGGCGGCCCAGCGCTACGGGCGGCAGGCGGAGGAGCTGCGGGGGCTGCTGGAGCGGcagaaggaggagcagagccagcgggagcgggagcgggtcCGGCAGCG GtgtgagcagcagctggagcaggaggagcaggcgCTGGAGCAGCAGCGGCGCCGGCTCTACGCCGAGGTGGCCGAGGAGAAGGAGCGGCTGAGCCAGCAAGCGGCCAG gCAGCGTGCGGAGGTGGAGGAGCTGCGGCGGCAGCTGGAGGCCAACAGCTCGGCCCTCAGCCGGGCACTGCGCGAGGAGAGCGCCAAGgacagggaggagcaggagaggcGGCACCAG GCAGAACTGAAGGTGCTGAAGGACCAGCTGGAGATGGAGAAGCAGGCCTGGGAGGCCAACTACATGAAGAAGGAG GaagcctggctgctctcccgGGAGCGGGAGCTGCGGGAGGAgatgaggaaggagagggacaAAGAGATCGAGCTGGTGATCCAGCGTCTGGAGGCCGACACATCCTTGGCCAAGGAGGAGTGTGAGAGGGCAGCCGAGAACAg GATCAAGAGGATCCGGGACAAGTACGaggtggagctgcaggagctggagcggTCCGAGAGGAAGCTGCAGGAGCGCTGCAACGAGCTGAAGGGGCGGCTGGCCGAGCTGGAAGGGGAGAGCATCCGTCTGCAGGGCCTGCTGAAGCACAAGGAGCAGGAGGTGGAGGAGATCCGGAAG GAATTCGTGGACAAGCtggtggggatggaggaggagaacACGCAGCTGAAGGCGGAGATGGCGGAGCTGAGGGCCCGGCAGCGCCTGGAGCTGGACAGGCTGGTGCGGGAGAAGGACCGGGAGCTGGAGGAGGTTCACAGGAG GGTGAAGTCGGCggtgcagaggaaggaggagagcgTGAGCAGCCTGCGGAAGCAGTACGAG GCGGCCGTGCAGAGAGCCAACCTGCTGGAatccctcctggagcagcagcggCAGCTGGCCACGGAGTGA
- the CEP131 gene encoding centrosomal protein of 131 kDa isoform X4: MPRPLHSPSPFPASANPISLRSRTPSTLAAGRGPRPVGVAGLGRRAPPLCCSMKSTRSCSSVQGSGVTDLVLMGLPAPLSRRPGSASPARLVARSVSVTADGKPKRNALEDAGPRAMNNLRRSNSTTQVNQRVNSAHSSEQTGDFLAFFESGAGGRKKLASLSKTSPEKKTTWNILDDQPRAFPGPSGSHGLEPPPGMRRKEATVLLAANFTANNRSNKGAMGNCVTTMVHNNYSTAEKGPTPKSSNQAPSSLNNVVKATSNEDGEGGGSFAKSQKNFSSNNIVTRNNNSSSSSSSAPRRREVTEEEAERFIQQVNLAAVTIQRWYRRHSQRHRTAAAALGRLMATKREERQQRMEEGNILDLQERKDEERRKIREEKARLARRAAIQELHQKRAQKALEAKCLAEEELVLVKESRRVPKKKPGAKPASARNVSPAGSLTKANNAEPNSHLAAVDLEGSGLAALGSVPSQDPGAEDKLQDVSSRETGNEDLETAVTAGSRAPSKVTLNELLDTLRLLEEEPELLPPPKLLKKDRHAWTDREPSSNSLTADNLEKFGKLNHSPGVPEDGALLSEAKLQSIISFLDEMERSEQERPRSAASATQRESFLLEEELAHVEQVSAVATEVTSSMMRLKLEVEEKKRAISLLQTALTQQRELTDRHVKQTEQELSHQLRLQREQYEAAIQRHLAFIDQLLDDKKVLSEKCEAVVVELKQVDHKYGQKISQMQEQHELEIKKLKELMSATEKVRREKWIEEKTKKIKEITVKGLEPEIQKLMAKHREDIRKLKLLHEAELLQSDERAAQRYGRQAEELRGLLERQKEEQSQRERERVRQRCEQQLEQEEQALEQQRRRLYAEVAEEKERLSQQAARQRAEVEELRRQLEANSSALSRALREESAKDREEQERRHQAELKVLKDQLEMEKQAWEANYMKKEEAWLLSRERELREEMRKERDKEIELVIQRLEADTSLAKEECERAAENRIKRIRDKYEVELQELERSERKLQERCNELKGRLAELEGESIRLQGLLKHKEQEVEEIRKEFVDKLVGMEEENTQLKAEMAELRARQRLELDRLVREKDRELEEVHRRVKSAVQRKEESVSSLRKQYEAAVQRANLLESLLEQQRQLATE; this comes from the exons ATGCCCCGCCCCCTCCattctccctcccccttccccgcCTCAGCCAATCCCATCTCTCTTCGCTCCCGCACTCCCTCCACATTGGCCGCTGGCCGCGGGCCCCGCCCCGTGGGCGTGGCCGGACTCGGCCGtag GGCCCCTCCGTTGTGCTGCAGCATGAAGAGCACCCGCAGCTGCTCCTCCGTGCAGGGCTCTGGCGTCACCGACCTGGTGCTGATGGGGCTCCCTGCGCCGCTGTCCCGGCGCCCCGGCAGCGCCTCCCCCGCCAGGCTCGTGGCACGCTCCGTGTCCGTCACCGCCGACGGCAAACCCAAGAGGAATGCTCTG GAGGATGCGGGACCCCGGGCGATGAACAACCTGCGCAGGTCCAACAGCACCACCCAGGTGAACCAGCGGGTGAACAGTGCACACAG CTCGGAGCAGACAGGAGACTTCCTGGCCTTCTTTGAGAGTGGtgcaggaggaagaaagaaactgGCAAGCCTGAGCAAAACTTCCCCGGAAAAGAAAACCACGTGGAACATCCTG GATGACCAGCCCCGGGCATTCCCAGGCCCCTCCGGCTCCCACGGCCTGGAGCCACCCCCGGgcatgaggaggaaggaggccACTGTGCTGCTGGCTGCCAACTTCACCGCCAACAACag GAGCAACAAGGGCGCGATGGGCAACTGCGTCACCACCATGGTGCACAACAACTACTCCACGGCCGAGAAGGGCCCCACGCCCAAGAGCTCCAACCaggctcccagttccctcaa CAACGTTGTGAAAGCGACCTCGAACGAGGACGGGGAGGGCGGCGGCAGCTTCGCGAAGTCTCAGAAGAATTTCTCCAGCAACAACATCGTGACCCgcaacaacaacagcagcagcagcagcagcagcgctcccaggaggagggaggtgaccgaggaggaggctgagag GTTCATCCAGCAGGTGAACCTGGCTGCTGTCACCATCCAGCGCTGGTACCGCCGGCACTCGCAGCGGCACAGGACGGCAGCAGCGGCTCTGGGGCGCCTGATGGCCACCAAGAGGGAG GAAAGGCAGCAGCGGATGGAGGAGGGGAATATCCTGGATTTGCAGGAGAGGAAGGATGAGGAACGGCGGAAGATCCGAGAGGAGAAGGCGCGCCTGGCCCGGCGCGCAGCCATCCAG gagctgcaccaGAAAAGGGCCCAAAAGGCCTTGGAGGCAAAGTGCTTGGCAGAAGAAGAGCTGGTGCTGGtgaaggagagcaggagggTACCCAAGAAGAAGCCTGGTGCCAAACCTGCCTCGGCCAGGAACGTGAGCCCGGCCGGCAGCCTCACCAAAGCCAACAACGCCG AGCCCAATTCCCACCTGGCAGCTGTGGATCTGGAAGGAAGTGGCCTCGCAGCCCTCGGCTCCGTGCCCTCGCAGGACCCTGGGGCAGAGGACAAGCTGCAG GATGTGAGCTCCAGAGAGACAGGTAATGAGGACCTGGAGACAGCGGTgactgctggcagcagggccccatccaagGTCACACTCAATGAGCTGCTGGACACGCTCcggctgctggaggaggagccGGAGCTGCTGCCCCCACCCAAGCTCCTCAAGAAGGACAGACACGCCTGGACGGACAGG gagcccagctccAATTCCCTGACTGCTGATAACCTGGAGAAGTTTGGGAAGCTGaaccactcgccgggggtccCCGAGGACGGGGCCCTGCTCTCGGAGGCCAAACTCCAAAGCATCATCAGCTTCCTGGACGAGATGGAGAGGTCGGAGCAGGAGAGGCCCAGGTCAGCTGCCTCGGCCACACAGCGGGAG AGTTTCCTCTTGGAAGAGGAGCTGGCTCACGTGGAGCAGGTGTCAGCTGTTGCCACGGAGGTGACAAGCTCCATGATGAGGCTGAAGCTGGAAGTGGAGGAGAAGAAGCGAGCCATCAGCCTGCTGCAGACAGCCCTG ACTCAGCAGCGGGAACTGACGGACCGACACGTCAAACAGACCGAGCAGGAGCTCAGCCACCAGCTCAGGCTGCAGAGGGAGCAGTATGAGGCAGCTATCCAGAGGCACCTGGCCTTCATCGACCAG CTCCTCGATGACAAGAAGGTGCTGAGTGAGAAGTGTGAGGCCGTGGTGGTGGAGCTGAAACAAGTGGACCACAAGTACGGCCAGAAGATCAGCCAGATGCAGGAGCAGCACGAGCTG GAGATTAAGAAACTGAAGGAACTGATGAGTGCAACCGAGAAAGTCCGACGGGAGAAGTGGATTGAGGAGAAAACCAAGAAGATCAAAGAAATCACTGTGAAAG ggctggagccgGAGATCCAGAAGCTCATGGCCAAGCACCGTGAGGACATCCGgaagctgaagctgctgcacGAGGCCGAGCTGCTGCAGTCGGACGAGCGGGCGGCCCAGCGCTACGGGCGGCAGGCGGAGGAGCTGCGGGGGCTGCTGGAGCGGcagaaggaggagcagagccagcgggagcgggagcgggtcCGGCAGCG GtgtgagcagcagctggagcaggaggagcaggcgCTGGAGCAGCAGCGGCGCCGGCTCTACGCCGAGGTGGCCGAGGAGAAGGAGCGGCTGAGCCAGCAAGCGGCCAG gCAGCGTGCGGAGGTGGAGGAGCTGCGGCGGCAGCTGGAGGCCAACAGCTCGGCCCTCAGCCGGGCACTGCGCGAGGAGAGCGCCAAGgacagggaggagcaggagaggcGGCACCAG GCAGAACTGAAGGTGCTGAAGGACCAGCTGGAGATGGAGAAGCAGGCCTGGGAGGCCAACTACATGAAGAAGGAG GaagcctggctgctctcccgGGAGCGGGAGCTGCGGGAGGAgatgaggaaggagagggacaAAGAGATCGAGCTGGTGATCCAGCGTCTGGAGGCCGACACATCCTTGGCCAAGGAGGAGTGTGAGAGGGCAGCCGAGAACAg GATCAAGAGGATCCGGGACAAGTACGaggtggagctgcaggagctggagcggTCCGAGAGGAAGCTGCAGGAGCGCTGCAACGAGCTGAAGGGGCGGCTGGCCGAGCTGGAAGGGGAGAGCATCCGTCTGCAGGGCCTGCTGAAGCACAAGGAGCAGGAGGTGGAGGAGATCCGGAAG GAATTCGTGGACAAGCtggtggggatggaggaggagaacACGCAGCTGAAGGCGGAGATGGCGGAGCTGAGGGCCCGGCAGCGCCTGGAGCTGGACAGGCTGGTGCGGGAGAAGGACCGGGAGCTGGAGGAGGTTCACAGGAG GGTGAAGTCGGCggtgcagaggaaggaggagagcgTGAGCAGCCTGCGGAAGCAGTACGAG GCGGCCGTGCAGAGAGCCAACCTGCTGGAatccctcctggagcagcagcggCAGCTGGCCACGGAGTGA